The Myxococcus virescens nucleotide sequence CGGGCCATCTGCGCCAGGTGACGGAACGTCAGCATGTTGCAGGGGCCGAACTGCTCGTCGAGCCGGTCATGCGTCTCCCGATTGATGCGCGCGTGCCGGAAGAGCTGCCCGTACATGAACGTCAGACGGCGGCAGACGGTGCTGTCGCATTCATGACGCCACAGGTCCACGAAGGCGCCGAAGGCGGCCTGGAACAAGGGGCTGCTCGGGTCCTCATCCGGCGTCAGATAGTCGCGGGTGATGTCCAGCACGTCCGGCAACCGCAGCATTGCCTTGAGCTGCGTCGAAGGCGGGACGATGTGATGCAGCGCGACCTGCGAGGCGACCACGCTCTGGACGTCCGGCAGCAGCCCCGCCGCCATCGCCATGAAGAACGTCGCGGAGCCCGCGCAGTGCACCACCGCCTGCACGGAGTCCGCGCCGGTGCGCTCGAGGACCCACCGGACGGCAGCGGGCATGTCGTGGCGGGCGGCGTCATCCAGCGTGAACTGCCGCAGCGGCAACTCCACGCTGGCGCGCCAGTCCAAAAGCCAGGTGTCGTAGCCGTGGCGCACCAGGTGCTGCACGAAGTTCTCCCGCACCGTGGGCAGCATGAACATGCCGCTCCACACCCCCGCGCCATGGACGAGGAGGACGGGCCCCTTCGCGCCGCCCTGGTAACGCGTGAGCTGCAACGGGACGCCGTCGCCCGCGGGAAAGTCGTGCCTCTCGGCGGAAGGAAGCGTGTTCATGAAGCGCTCCTCGAATGGGATGAGAATCCGTGCACCACGGCCTCGGCGATGCGCTCGGCCACCGCGCTGATAGTCATCACCGGGTGGAAGCCGATGGCTGTCGGGATGACGGAGCCGTCCGCCACGTGCAGCCCGGGATAGTGGAAGACCTCTCCCTCGGTGGACACCACGCCGCGCTCGGGAGCTTCCGCCAGATGGGCACCGCCAAGCGAATGCACCGTGAAAGGCCGCTTGAAGAGCTGCCAGGTGATCAGCGGCGCGAAGGTGGCACCGTACTGGGCCGCCAGGTCCCGCATCGCGTCCGTCATCCGCCGCACCAATTCCGCGTTCTCCCCGGCGAAATCCCACGACACGTCGAGCTGCCCGTCATCGAGGTGCATCCGGCCATTGGCGTTGTCCTGGCCGATGCCGAACAGGTTGGACGTGCGAGCCGCATCCACGTTGGTACGCAGGGGCCGGCTCATCAGCCCCTTCTTGAGCGCCGCGTGAACGGCTGGACCCAGGCAGGTCCACAGCGGTGCCCCCAGGCCCTGGAGCCGTCCGAGGTTCGGCTGCCCCAGGCCCGCGAGGACTTCCGTGGCGGGCTGGTTGAACGTGGCCGTCACCAGCGTGAAGCGCGGCTGCCGGTCGGTGAAGCGCATCACGGTGGACACGTCGGGGCCCACCCAGGGCTGGATGTCCTCGCGCGCGCCCTGCATCGACGCCAGGAAGTCCCCATTGCCCGAATAGCCATGGCCCAGCCGCCGGCTCACCCGAGGCAGCGTCCGCGCGACGTCCCGGCTGCGCAGCAATATCTCCACCGTGCCCAGCGTCCCCGCGGCCAGCACCACCCGCGAGCCCTCCACGGTGTGCCGCTCCCCCGACACCAGGTCCTGGCAGTGGACGCGGTACCCATCCCGCACCGGCTCCACGTGGGAGACGAGCGTACGGGCGAGGACCAGCGCCCCCAGCGCCTCCGCCCGCGCCAGGTACGTCAGGTCCATGGTGTTCTTCGCGCCGTGCTGGCAGCCGAATTCGCACTCGGCGCAGAGCTGGCACACGCGCCGGCCCGGTCCCGGCGGCTCCGAGAAGGCCACGGCCACGGGCGGATCGAACGTCTCGCGCCCCATGCCCCGGGCCGCGCGCTGGAAGAGGTCGCGCTTGCGCAGCGGCATCGAGGGCGGCACCGGATTCAACCGCAGCTCCCGCGCCACCTTGTCGAAGTAAGGCTCCAGCGAGTCCCGACGGTACGCCCGGGGCCAGCGCGGATCCTCGAACACCTCGGCGTCCGGCCGCACGTGGACGTTGGCGTAGATGAGCGAGCCGCCGCCGACGCCGCTGGCCGTCACCGTGCCGATGCCGGACAGGAAGCGCACGTCATAGAGGCCCTGCGCCTTGCGCCGCGTGGCATGGCGCCAGAGCACCTCGTCCGTTCGCGTCACGTCCCTGGGAAAGTCACCGGGCCGGTAGCGCTTGCCGCGCTCCAGGACCAGCACGGACTTGCCCGCCTGCGCCAGGCGCAGCGCATTGATGGAACCCCCAAAGCCGGAGCCCACGACGACCACGTCGTACCGCGATGCCTTCGCCACGATGCGCCTCTCTTATTCCAGCTTGGTTCGCGCGAAGACGTCCCAGAGGTTGCCCATGAACATGCTCCCAAAACGCTTCAGGGCCTGGGCCTTCGCCAGCGGTGATGTCGTTCCCAGCACGGCGAAGGTCGTGAGCTGCTGGAGGAAGTCCGGCATGCCCAGACGGATGATGCCGCTGGCCACCGCGGGCGCGTGCCGGTCGCTGCCCCGGCGGATGACGGTGTAGAGCGTGGACGTGTCCGACCACATGTCGAAGCCGTCGTCGTCCCGGACATGCTTGTAGCCATCCAGCAGGTACTGCTGGCCGTCCATGCCGGTGAAGGGCAACAGGTAGAGCATCCGCCGCTCGTAGTAGCTGTCCGTGTCCACGAAGAGGTTGAAGACGCCGTGGTCCACCTTCGCTCCGCCAGGAGGCGTGAGGCCGTGGACGTGGACGGTGCCTTGCGCGATGCCGGAGTGGGCCTTCTCCGCGAGGAAGCGGTCCAGGTTGGGCAAGGTGATGGTGAGGATGAACTCGGCCACCCTGCCCTCTGACTTGCCCTCCTCCTCGGCGCCCGCGTAATCCGTGTCCGGCAGGTGGCCGTGGTTGATGAAGCCGCGCATCCGCTCGGTGAAGCGCAGCCCCACCACCGGCGTTGGCGACAACACCGTGCCTCCCTCTGGAATCACCACGCTCCGCATCGGATCCTCTCTTGGCACCACCCGCGTGGGTGCCACACTCGTGCTCATCCGCATCGACGCGCGGAACGGTTCCGCCGCCGCCCGGCCCGAAGCCGTTCCGGCCCGCTCAGGGGCGGTCCAGGTGGGGTTCCCCAGCACCTGCCGGATGGCGGCCTCGACGTTGCGCTCCGCCACCGCGGCGATGGTGGATGACGGGTTCACCCCGGTGCTCGCGGGCAGCGCGGCGCCATCCAGCACGTACAGCCCGGGGTGGCCGTGCACCTCACCGTCCGGGTTCAGCACACCGTAGGCCGGCTCCTCCGCCATGGTGCAGCCGCCCAGGTTGTGGACGGACACGGGGATGTGAAGCCGATCCCATAGGGGGTTGAAGACGGCGCGCGCCCCGAGCGCCCGAGCGATGTCCTGGCAGAGCTGCTCCTGCGTCCGGTACAGCGGCAGGTTGGAAGGCACGTCCCAGCGCACCTCCATGTCCCGAGTCAAAGGCCGCAGCGCGAGCCGCCCGTTGGCGCGATCCCTCCCCATGGCCAGGAACACGGCCTGGAAGCGTCCGCGCTCCTTGCCCATGACGGTTTCAGGCTGGGAGCGCCGGCGCAGGGCGCGGACCAGTTGCTTCTGGAGCAGGTCCGCGGGGACACGGAAGTCCCGGCCCATGTCCAGCACCTGAAGCAGCCCTGCTGCCTGCCCGGGGTGCCCGCCCTCCTGGAAGAGGAACCACGTCTTGTCCGCGCCCTGCCCCTGGTCCACCACCAGGCTGGTGGTGATGGTGGGGCCCTCGGACGGCTCCCACACCTCGCGCGTCTCGAAGGCGAAGGCCAGGAAGTCGCCGTTGGCCGAATAGCGGCACCCCAGCCGGTCGCTGATGCGAGGGAGCGTGCCCCACTGGTCGCGGCAGCGCAGCAGCAGCTCCGTGGTGTTCACCGTGCCGGCGCACAGGAACACGCGGCGAGCCTCCACGGTGCGCTCGGCGCCGCCCGCGGCATGGTCGGTATAGGTGACGCGATAGCCCGCGGGAGACAGCGGCTCGATTCGCGTGGCCTCCGCCTGGGTGGTCATCTCCGCGCCCTGCTGTTCAGCGACGGCCAGGTAGTTCAGGTCCAGCGTGTTCTTCGCGCGGACGTTGCAGCCGATGTCGCATTCACCGCAGTAGTTGCAGCCCTCCTGGGCGACGCCGAACTTGTTGGCCATCGGCTCGCCAGCGGGGGCGAAGCGCACGGCGAGGTCCGGGTAGAAGAACTGCTGCTCGCGGCCGAGTTTGCGCGCGACCTCCCGCATCCGCTTCGCCTTGGTGGGCAGGCCACGCGCGGACGCGGTGATGGGCTGGAGGTCCAGCATGTACGCGACCAGGTCGTAGTACGGCTCCAGCGCGGCGCGGCTGTAGCCCTCCGGCCAGTCGGTGTCGAAGGTCTCCGCGGGCGGGCGCAGGTGGACGTTGGCGTAGATGAGCGAGCCGCCGCCGTAGCCCGCGGCCTGGACAATGCTCATCCCCGGTAGCAGCTTCACGTCGAAGAGGCCCTGGCCGTACCGCCACAGCCAGCCATTGAGCGGGTTGCTCCAGTTGCGGGGAAAGCTCCCCTTCGGGTAGCGCAGGCCCCGCTCCAGGACGCGCACGGTCAGGCCCGCCTGTGCCAGCCGGCACGCCGCCACCGCTCCCCCAAAGCCGGTGCCAATGACCAGCGCGTCGTACGTCGGCGCCATGTTCCCCCTCGTCGAGACCTGTCCCCGCGGCAGGTTTCAACTGACACTTTATTAACGCACGAGGGTCTGATCCTTCGACCTCCACCCATCCGGGGAACCCAACCCCTTGGAATCGTTGTTACCAAGAGGGGCTGGGCGTGGGCGCTGAAGCTCAGTAGGCGTGGTGTTGCTTGCACTCCCCCTTCGGACGGAACGGCAAGGCCCACAGCTCGCGTCCAGTCTTCCCGTCATCCGCCGAGAAGAACACGTCCCAGCCTGAGCGCACGAAGTCGCGCGGCCATGAGGAAGCGCTCCCGTGCGCCAGACCTCGCAGCGCCTTGGTTCCCGAACGGGTGCCATCGCTCACCCAGGGCTCGTTCCCATGCACCCCATCGCTCGCGGAGAAGAACAGCGTGCCTTCAATGGAGGCCAGCGCTTCGGGATCCGATGAGCCACCACCGGGCGCCAGATCCTTGAAGAGTCTGGTCCCCGAACCGGTGCCGTTGCTCACCCAGAGTTCACGTCCCTCCCCGGAGCCATCATTCGCAGCGAAGAAGACTCGCGACTTCAGAACCGCCAGAGCGCTCGGTGAGGAGCTCATGGGCCCTGGCCAGATGTCCTTCACCAGCTTCGTGCTTGAGGTTGTGCCGTTGCTGCTCCAGAGCTCGTCACCCTCTGGCTCACCTGCCCCGGCGCTGAAGACGACACGCGAGCCCAGCGCGACCAGGTCGTGCGGATACTCTCCGAGGAAGTACCGCAACTGGTGCGTGTTCGAGGCGGCCCCATCCGTCTTCCACAGGCTGGCCTCGCCCTCGTCGTTGTCCACGAGGAAGTAGAGGCGTGACTTCACGGCCAGGAAATTGAAGAGAACGTTGTCGCCCGCCCGGGTGAGGACGGGAATGGCGCCTGGCACTCCGGTGCTACGCCAGAGATGAACCTCCTCGCTCATGGGCCCGTCCTTGCCCGCGACGAAGTAGAAGGCGTCGTTGCCCACGCGAACAAAGCTTCGCGGGAAGGAGCTGGCGGGTCCGGGCTCGATGTCCTCGAAGAGGTACGTCCCCGCGTCTGTTCCATCACTGCGCCACACTTCGTTTCCGTGCACGCCGTCGTTCGCACCGAAGTACAGGACACCACCGAACTCAACCAGAAGGGGCTCGCTCCGCCTGATGAAGGGGGACGGACGGCGAATCCCATCCTCCGGCCCCGGGTAGATGTCCTTCACCATCGACGTGCCGCCCGACGTCCCGTCGGTCACCCACAACTCGTAGCCGTGGACGCCGTCATCCGCGGCGAAGAACACCCGGTTCCCCACCCGAGTGAGATTCGAGATCTCCGACCCCGCCAGCCCTGGGTAGATGTCCTTCACCAGCGACGTGCCGCTTCCTTCCGTTCCGCTGCTTCGCCACAACTCGCGTCCATGCACCCCGTCGTCCGCCGTGAAGAAGAGGACTCGGTCGCCGTGGATCAGATCGGCCGGATTGGACCCCACGGGGCCAGGGTGGATGTCCGCCAATCGAACGGCCTCCTTCCCGCACAGCTCCCACTTCTGACTCAGGGCGGACTCCTGACTCGTGAAGTCGGCATCGCTCGTGGCGTCAGCATCATCGACTTCGGTGCCACAACCCGCGGCGCCCAGGAGAATGAGCAATGGAAGATGGGGCTTCATGACGGCCTCCGTTGAAGGCGCGGTCCATCCGCGCCGAATCCGGAGGGTGAGAGTCATGCGTACCCGCATCTACCTGCGCAGGAGTGGCACTCCGCGGGCGGAAAGCGACAGTCGTTCACGCGGCGCGGGCAGAGAGCGCGGCGCTCCATCCAGGCACGGCGACTGCACTGGCGAACGTCCGCGCCTGGCGCCGAAGTCCTGCTCCAGGCGCACGCAACCCGCGGCATGTGCAACGCCCTTGCACCGGCAGACATGACGACACGTCGGCCACGCACGCGCCGGACACAACGTCACACGAGGTCACAACTCAAAGATGAATCCAACCCAGCAGAAGCTGAACGCTCGGCGTCGTCACGTTCGCGGATTTACGCTGATTGAAATCATGGTCGTCATCACCATCCTCGGGCTCATCGCCGCGGCGGTGGGCGTCTCCGTGATGTCGAACCTGGAGGAGGCCAAGCAGAAGACCGCCGCCCTGGACATCAAGACATTGGAGACGGGGCTCAAGCTCCACTACATGAAGACCGGCAGCTTTCCGGAGACCCAGGCTGGTCTGGAAGAACTCCTCCAGGCGCGCTCGCTGGAGCGACTGCCCCAGGACCCGTGGAACCGCGACTACGTGTACATGAATGAGGGCGGCAGCCCTGTCATCCTGTCGTATGGCGCGGACGGTGTCCCAGGGGGTGATGGCAGCGACGCGGACATCACCTCCCAGATGGAGTCACCGTCCGCGAGCGCGGCCCGCCGCCCCAAGGGGCTCCGTTAGTCCGAGCCCTCGAGCACGTCAGCGGCCTGCCGCCACGCGCGCGAAGTGGTGCGCGAGGCGGTGCAGCACCTCCGTGTTGTCAGCCTCCGCCGCCTTGAGCTTGGGCAGCTGCGCCTTCAGCTCCTGGAGGTTCTTCCCGCGCTGTTGGAGGCTGTCCGCCTCGAGTTCAATCCATCGCCCCAGCTCGCTGGCGGTCAGCTCCAGGTGGAACTGGAAGCCGTAGGACGTGCCCAGCCGGAAGGCCTGCTGGGTGTACCGGTCCGTGGACGCCAGCAGCGTGGCGTCCGGGACGGGCGCATAGGAGTCACCGTGCCAGTGTGCCACCACCGTGCGCGGACGGGCCCCGGACACCACGGGGTCCTTCTGCGCCTCCGGCGTCCATCGCACCGGGCCCACGCCCACCTCGAAGCCATTCTTCCCGGGGAACACGTCCGCGCCCGCCGCCGCCGCGAGCATCTGGGCGCCCAGGCAGATGCCCAGGCATGGGCGCTCGTAGGCGAGCCGCTCCATGAGGATGCCCAGCTCCTGCCGCAGGAAGGGATGCTGCTCGGATTCGTAGACGGCCATGCGGCCGCCCATGACGACCAGCAGCTCCGCGTCCACGTCCTCCCGGCGCACGGCGCGGAAGCGGTTCACCAGCGTGAAGCCCGCCGCCTGCAACACCGGCCCCAGCAGGCCGGGCCCTTCGTGCTCCTCGTGCTGGAACACCACCGCGCGCATCGACGTCACCTCCCAAGCCGCGGGCGCCCTGCCCACCGGCTCAATCGTATTCGCAGGACGTGCAGATGTTGAGGCAGGTCCCCACCTGCTCTCTGTACTCCTTCACACATTCCTGGTTGGAGGCGCAGTTCACGTCGCTGGTACAGCCGGGCTCGCAATAGCTGAGCGTGGCGTCCGCGCAGTACTGCCCCGGCTGGCAGGGGTCATCGCCCATGAAGTCCCCGCACTCGGTGTACCCGGGCTGAAGGGGCGCCATGACACAGGCGCTGCTTCCCAGCGCGAGCAGGGCAAGGACAGCGGGCCAGAGACGGGTACGCATCGAAACACCTTTCGGGAGCAAGCGGAGGATGCCCGCTTGCTCCCGACGGCCGTCCGAACGCCGTATTCACGGTCCGTGCGTCGTTCTACTCCGCGGCCGGCACCGGGCCAGCTCGCGCGCGGACAGCTCGCTCTTGCCCGTCCCAGGCGCCTCCGTCTCCACCACCTGGAAGAGGAAGTGCGGCGACAGCAGCACCGAACGGAGCGCGAACTTCGCCGCCAGCTCGAAGCCGTCCCCCGACTCCCGCACGAGCGTGTAGACGCTCATCAACTCCGCGACCTCGTCCGGCTTCGCGGGACGCCGCCAGGCGCGGTTCGCCAGCGACTCCACCATCTGCCGGGCACAGGCTTCTTCCCCGGTGGTGGCCGGTTCGCACACGCGCAGGTGGCGCTGGGTGGCCACCGACGTGGGCGCGGGCGAGCGGGCCTCCATCCAATCCAGCAGGAGGTTGCGGACCGTGAACGTGGCCGGGTCGTAGGTGTCGTTGGTGAAGCGCACCGTGAAGCGCTTCTGTCCCGGCGAGTCCACCCGCACCGGCTGCGTGTACACCGTGGGCGTGGTGGCCGGCACGTCGAGCGACGCCACCACGATGCCATCCAGCAGCCACTGCATCCGCACCGGGTCGGGCGGCGCCTGCGTGCCCCACGCGCGCACGGAGAGCTGGTACTCGCCGGCCTGCGCGAAGGTGAAGGTGGCGGAGAGGTCGCCGTTGGACCACAGGTTCCACACGGTGCCGTTCTGCTCGCTGGCACCGGTGGTGGCGCTGGCGGACTCGGCCTCGATGCGAACGGTGCCACCTCCGGCGCTGGCGGCGCCGTCTCGGGCCCAGGCCTGATCGATGAGGTCGCACATCAGAAGGAATTCCGGAGAGTTGCAGCCCTCGTGGATTCCCGAGGGCGCGGTGGGGGGCTCGCCCCCACACGCCGGTGTGGGGTGTCGTCCCCGTTTCTCAGGCCTTGGGCTTGCGGATGCGCAGCAGCCCTTCCTGGGCCACCGAGGCCACCAGCCGGCCGTCACGCGTGTAGACGCTGCCGCGCGACAGGCCGCGCGCGTTGCCCGCCCACGGGCTGTCCATGGAGTACAGCAGCCAGTCGCTCACCTTCAGGTCTCCGTGGAACCACAGGGCATGGTCCAGGCTGGCGCCCAGGATGCGGGGCTGGAAGAAGCTGGCCGCGTGGGGCAGGAGCGCGGTGCTGATGAGGTTGAAGTCGGACGCGTAGGCCAGCACGTACCGGTGCACCTGCGGATCCTCCGGCAGGTCGCCGTTGGCGCGAAACCACACGTGCTTGATGGGCGCCTTCGCCTCCGGGTTGAACGGATCCACCGGCGCCACGGGCCGGATCTCAATCGGCTTCTCCCCCAGGAACTTCTCTCGCAGGGCTTCCGGGATGCGGGCAGACAAGCGGCTCAGCAGCTCCTGCTCCGAGGCCAGCGCCTCCGGGCCTGGCACCTCCGGCATGGGCGCCTGGTGGGAAAAGCCCTCTTCGTCCCCGTGGAAGGAGGCGATCATCGTCAGGATGGGCTCGCCCTTCTGCACGGCCACGACGCGACGCGTGGTGATGCTGCCGCCGTCCCGCACCCGGTCCACCGTGTAGACGACGGGAAGCGTCGCGTCGCCCGGGCGCAGGAAGTAGCCGTGCAGAGAGTGGACATGCCGGCCGGCGGGCACCGTCTGGCTGCCCGCGGACAGCGCCTGCCCCAGCACCTGGCCGCCGAAGAGCTGGCGGAACCCCAGGTCTTGACTCCGGCCACGAAACAGATTTTCCTCGATTTTCTCCAGTTTAAGGAGCGACAACAGCTCATCCAGGACTCGGCTCATGGCCCCTGTCGTAATCGACCAGGGCACCGGTGTCTCGGGAAGCGGCGCCCCGTCCCTGGTCCCATGCCGGGTCCCGCCCGACCGCGAAGCCGTGTCGGTTCACGATGAGAATAGACGGCTCATGCGCAGCGCCGCAGTGCATCAATGACATACGGCGTCATGGGTAGCCTCCACTTTTAGCAACCTTTGAGAGCGGAGACGCTTGAAGCGCCCCGCACTCTTGCGCGACGCTAATGCTCAACGCTGGACACTCCATCCGGGGGGCGAATGCAGTCGAATGTCTTCACGGCGGTCCTCATGCCGCTGGCGCTGGCCGTCATCATGCTCGGGCTTGGCCTGACGCTGACGCTGGCGGACTTCAAGCGGGTCATTGTCTATCCGCGCGCCATCCTGGTGGGCCTCGGCTGCCAGATGTTGGTGTTGCCGGTGGCGTGCCTGCTCATCGCCCACGCTTTCAGTCTGCCGCCGGAGCTGGCGGTGGGGCTGATGCTGCTGGCGGCGTCCCCTGGCGGCGCGACGGCGAACCTCTTC carries:
- a CDS encoding GMC family oxidoreductase N-terminal domain-containing protein, giving the protein MAKASRYDVVVVGSGFGGSINALRLAQAGKSVLVLERGKRYRPGDFPRDVTRTDEVLWRHATRRKAQGLYDVRFLSGIGTVTASGVGGGSLIYANVHVRPDAEVFEDPRWPRAYRRDSLEPYFDKVARELRLNPVPPSMPLRKRDLFQRAARGMGRETFDPPVAVAFSEPPGPGRRVCQLCAECEFGCQHGAKNTMDLTYLARAEALGALVLARTLVSHVEPVRDGYRVHCQDLVSGERHTVEGSRVVLAAGTLGTVEILLRSRDVARTLPRVSRRLGHGYSGNGDFLASMQGAREDIQPWVGPDVSTVMRFTDRQPRFTLVTATFNQPATEVLAGLGQPNLGRLQGLGAPLWTCLGPAVHAALKKGLMSRPLRTNVDAARTSNLFGIGQDNANGRMHLDDGQLDVSWDFAGENAELVRRMTDAMRDLAAQYGATFAPLITWQLFKRPFTVHSLGGAHLAEAPERGVVSTEGEVFHYPGLHVADGSVIPTAIGFHPVMTISAVAERIAEAVVHGFSSHSRSAS
- the tesB gene encoding acyl-CoA thioesterase II codes for the protein MSRVLDELLSLLKLEKIEENLFRGRSQDLGFRQLFGGQVLGQALSAGSQTVPAGRHVHSLHGYFLRPGDATLPVVYTVDRVRDGGSITTRRVVAVQKGEPILTMIASFHGDEEGFSHQAPMPEVPGPEALASEQELLSRLSARIPEALREKFLGEKPIEIRPVAPVDPFNPEAKAPIKHVWFRANGDLPEDPQVHRYVLAYASDFNLISTALLPHAASFFQPRILGASLDHALWFHGDLKVSDWLLYSMDSPWAGNARGLSRGSVYTRDGRLVASVAQEGLLRIRKPKA
- the gspG gene encoding type II secretion system major pseudopilin GspG is translated as MNPTQQKLNARRRHVRGFTLIEIMVVITILGLIAAAVGVSVMSNLEEAKQKTAALDIKTLETGLKLHYMKTGSFPETQAGLEELLQARSLERLPQDPWNRDYVYMNEGGSPVILSYGADGVPGGDGSDADITSQMESPSASAARRPKGLR
- a CDS encoding DUF1595 domain-containing protein translates to MCDLIDQAWARDGAASAGGGTVRIEAESASATTGASEQNGTVWNLWSNGDLSATFTFAQAGEYQLSVRAWGTQAPPDPVRMQWLLDGIVVASLDVPATTPTVYTQPVRVDSPGQKRFTVRFTNDTYDPATFTVRNLLLDWMEARSPAPTSVATQRHLRVCEPATTGEEACARQMVESLANRAWRRPAKPDEVAELMSVYTLVRESGDGFELAAKFALRSVLLSPHFLFQVVETEAPGTGKSELSARELARCRPRSRTTHGP
- a CDS encoding alpha/beta fold hydrolase, with protein sequence MNTLPSAERHDFPAGDGVPLQLTRYQGGAKGPVLLVHGAGVWSGMFMLPTVRENFVQHLVRHGYDTWLLDWRASVELPLRQFTLDDAARHDMPAAVRWVLERTGADSVQAVVHCAGSATFFMAMAAGLLPDVQSVVASQVALHHIVPPSTQLKAMLRLPDVLDITRDYLTPDEDPSSPLFQAAFGAFVDLWRHECDSTVCRRLTFMYGQLFRHARINRETHDRLDEQFGPCNMLTFRHLAQMARSGYAVGFDHGREENLRRYGRERPPSYLRAEHLKRPITFVSGEQNGTYMPASTELTYEWLREENGASYYRRKVLAGYGHLDTFMGSTASQDTYPVIRDALEAMA
- a CDS encoding ELWxxDGT repeat protein, giving the protein MKPHLPLLILLGAAGCGTEVDDADATSDADFTSQESALSQKWELCGKEAVRLADIHPGPVGSNPADLIHGDRVLFFTADDGVHGRELWRSSGTEGSGTSLVKDIYPGLAGSEISNLTRVGNRVFFAADDGVHGYELWVTDGTSGGTSMVKDIYPGPEDGIRRPSPFIRRSEPLLVEFGGVLYFGANDGVHGNEVWRSDGTDAGTYLFEDIEPGPASSFPRSFVRVGNDAFYFVAGKDGPMSEEVHLWRSTGVPGAIPVLTRAGDNVLFNFLAVKSRLYFLVDNDEGEASLWKTDGAASNTHQLRYFLGEYPHDLVALGSRVVFSAGAGEPEGDELWSSNGTTSSTKLVKDIWPGPMSSSPSALAVLKSRVFFAANDGSGEGRELWVSNGTGSGTRLFKDLAPGGGSSDPEALASIEGTLFFSASDGVHGNEPWVSDGTRSGTKALRGLAHGSASSWPRDFVRSGWDVFFSADDGKTGRELWALPFRPKGECKQHHAY
- a CDS encoding GMC oxidoreductase encodes the protein MAPTYDALVIGTGFGGAVAACRLAQAGLTVRVLERGLRYPKGSFPRNWSNPLNGWLWRYGQGLFDVKLLPGMSIVQAAGYGGGSLIYANVHLRPPAETFDTDWPEGYSRAALEPYYDLVAYMLDLQPITASARGLPTKAKRMREVARKLGREQQFFYPDLAVRFAPAGEPMANKFGVAQEGCNYCGECDIGCNVRAKNTLDLNYLAVAEQQGAEMTTQAEATRIEPLSPAGYRVTYTDHAAGGAERTVEARRVFLCAGTVNTTELLLRCRDQWGTLPRISDRLGCRYSANGDFLAFAFETREVWEPSEGPTITTSLVVDQGQGADKTWFLFQEGGHPGQAAGLLQVLDMGRDFRVPADLLQKQLVRALRRRSQPETVMGKERGRFQAVFLAMGRDRANGRLALRPLTRDMEVRWDVPSNLPLYRTQEQLCQDIARALGARAVFNPLWDRLHIPVSVHNLGGCTMAEEPAYGVLNPDGEVHGHPGLYVLDGAALPASTGVNPSSTIAAVAERNVEAAIRQVLGNPTWTAPERAGTASGRAAAEPFRASMRMSTSVAPTRVVPREDPMRSVVIPEGGTVLSPTPVVGLRFTERMRGFINHGHLPDTDYAGAEEEGKSEGRVAEFILTITLPNLDRFLAEKAHSGIAQGTVHVHGLTPPGGAKVDHGVFNLFVDTDSYYERRMLYLLPFTGMDGQQYLLDGYKHVRDDDGFDMWSDTSTLYTVIRRGSDRHAPAVASGIIRLGMPDFLQQLTTFAVLGTTSPLAKAQALKRFGSMFMGNLWDVFARTKLE
- a CDS encoding glutamine amidotransferase-related protein, producing the protein MRAVVFQHEEHEGPGLLGPVLQAAGFTLVNRFRAVRREDVDAELLVVMGGRMAVYESEQHPFLRQELGILMERLAYERPCLGICLGAQMLAAAAGADVFPGKNGFEVGVGPVRWTPEAQKDPVVSGARPRTVVAHWHGDSYAPVPDATLLASTDRYTQQAFRLGTSYGFQFHLELTASELGRWIELEADSLQQRGKNLQELKAQLPKLKAAEADNTEVLHRLAHHFARVAAGR